In the genome of Vicinamibacterales bacterium, the window TCGTTGGCGACGTCCTTAGGCGACACCCGCGCCGGAATCCGCTCGGCGCACTCGAGGCTGGCGCTTGGGTCGAAGTTCACGCACTGGATGCACGACCGCAGATCCACCTGGCACTTCGGGCACTTGCTGCGCGACATGATCTCGGTGTCGACGATGGTGCCGCAGCGTGAGCAGCGGGCCACCTGGCGCGAACTCATCATGCGCGGGTTGCGCGCGCCTTCAGAGGAGATGCGCCTGGCGCCGGCCGGGGCGCCGGGCTCGCGCTCGGGCTTCGGCGTGGACCGTTCCGGGCTGTCGCCGCGCGGTTTGCGCTCGCCGCTCTCCTGGTAGCCGCGCTGCTTGTATTTACGGTCGTCCGACATTTACGCGCTCACTATAACGCGCACTTCTGGCCGGGAGGGTAAATCTCGTCGGGAGGGCACTTCTGGTCGGGGGAAAAGTGCCGAGACGCATGGGGTGGGCAACCGACAGTGGGGGAAGCACCGGGTTGGCCCGCCACCATGCGCTGGCAGAATGCTAGTTATGCGCCCCAAAGATGCGTTTGTCAAGAGGAGGGGTATTATCGCCCTCATGATGCGCTTCCACCGTCTCCCACTCCTCGTCGTGTTCGCGTTGCTCTGCTCCGCGGGCTTCAGCGTTGCCCAGGAGAAGCGGGTCCTGTCGTTCGTGGACGTGCTGGAGCTGCCGACGCTCCAGGATCCGCAGCTGTCGCCGGACGGCAAGCAGATTCTGTTCATCATGGAACGGCCAGACTGGAAGGCCAACCGGAGAGTTGGCCACATCTACCGCATTAACGCCGATGGCACCAGCCAGGTGCAGTTGACGTCTGGGGAGAGCGGCGAATCGAGCCCGCGCTGGTCGCCCGACGGCGAGTCCATTGCCTTCACGACACGCCGCGACCCCGACACCAACAACCAGATCTACGTGCTGCGCGCGGACGGCGGCGAGGCGCGCCGCCTCACGAATCACGCGACGGCGCCCGGCAACCTCACCTGGGCGCCGGACGGCAAGACCATCTACTTCACCGCCCCCGACGCGAAGTCGGCGGACGAGAAGGAAAAGGACCGCCTCCTGGACGATGTCTACGCGTTCGAGGAGAACAATTTCAAGCAGCGCCACTTGTGGACGGCGGACCTGGCCGGCAAGACCACGCGAATCACGGAAGGCGACTGGTCGGTCGGCGGTTTCGAGCTGTCGGCGACCGGGTCGCGCATCGCGATGACGCGCACGCCGAGCCCGTTGCTGGAATTCACCGATCGCACGGAAGTGTGGGTGATGGACGCTTCGGGCGCGAACGCGAAGCAGCTCACCAGCAACAAGGTTCCGGAGAGTGGCGCGGCCTTGTCGCCCGACGGGTCAACCGTGCTGTTCACGTCGGCGTCGAACGAGCAGTTCGACCTCTACTACAACGACAAGCTCTTCCTGGTGCCGGCGGCCGGCGGCCCGGCGCGCGTGCTGCTGCCGGACGCGCCGTACGGGGTGGAGAACGCGTCTTGGAGCGCCGACGGCAAGTCGATCTACTTCACCGCCAACATGGGCGTGCACAACGAGGTGATGCGGGTCGAGGTCGCGACCCGGCGGGTCACGCAACTCTCGGCCGGCGAGCACGCGCTCCAGGGCTGGGCGTTCAACGACGCGGCGGGCCTGCACGTGTTCACGAGCAACTCGGCGGCGCGGCCGGGTGAAATCCACACCATGGCGAACGGTGCCCAGCCGAAGCGCGTTACCGCGGTGTTCGACGACACGCTGGCCAGGTTCAAGATCGCGCGCCAGGAGAAGATCACCTGGAAGGGCCAGGACGGCGTCACGGTGGAAGGCCTGCTCTCCTACCCGGTGGACTACCAGGCCGGGCGGAAGTACCCGCTCATCGTCATGACCCACGGCGGTCCCGCCGCGTCGGATCGGTTCGGCTTCAGTGGCGACGTGCAGGTCTACGCGGGGAAGGGCTATGCGGTGCTGAAGCCGAACTACCGCGGCAGCACGGGCTATGGCGATGCGTTCCTGCGCGACATGGTCAAGGGTTACTTCAAGCAGGCGCACCTCGACGTGATGACCGGCACCGACGCGGTGATTGCCATGGGGCTGGCCGATCCCAACAAGCTCGTCAAGATGGGATGGAGCGGCGGCGGCCACATGACGAACAAGATCATCACGTTCACCGATCGCTTCAAGGCGGCGAGTAGCGGCGCCGGCGCGGCGAACTGGATCTCGATGTATGCGCAGAGCGATCACCGCGAGTTCCGCACGCCGTGGTTCGGCGGCACGCGGTGGCAGGCGAACGCGCCGATCGACCTGTATTGGAACCACTCGCCGCTCAAGGACGTGTCGAAGGTGAAGACGCCGACGATCTTCCTGGTCGGCCAGGAGGATCCGCGGGTGCCGCTGCCGCAATCGGTCGAGATGTACCGCGCGCTCAAGTCGAACGGCGTGCCGACCCATCTGTATGTGGCGCCCCGTGAAGGGCATGGCTGGACCGAGCTCCGGCACCGGCTCTTCAAGCTCCAGATCGAGATGGAGTGGTTCGAGAAGCACATCCACGATCGCGCCTATGCCTGGGAAAAAGTGCCGGGCGAGGAAAAGAAGGATCCGGCCAAGGTTCCGGCGGCAGCCGGTCAGGTCCAGTAATAGCGGTAGGGAGCGTCGCAACCACAAGCGGCTGTTCCGACCAAATAGGTCGGCAATTGATGAGGTCATCTCTCGGCCTTAGTTTTCTGGTTTCACGGCTCAGAAAATTCCAAACCCGGTCTTGTTTTCGGACGAGTCTGCCGGATACAATCTGCTTGCGAAATTTTTCACAAGACTTCTACCCCGCGCAATTCGGGGTATAAGTGTGCGACTTCGGCACTACTCCTGATGAGCCGCGCCCAATACCGGGGCGAGTTTGTTGAGTGGTGCCCTAACACCCCGGGGGCTGCAAGAACGCATGTCGCAGGTATTCCCAAAGAGCGCTAATGCCTGGTCCAAAGCCAGCGTGCTCGCCATCGTGTTCGTGCTGCTCGGCCTCGGCTGGGTGGTGCTCACGTTTCAACGTTCGGATTTCGTCACCTCGGCGAATCAGTTCATCGAGCAACCGGTCCAGTTCAGTCACCAGCACCACGCCGGCGGCATCGGCATCGATTGCCGCTACTGCCACACCTCGGTGGAGGTCTCACCGTCGGCCGGCATCCCGCCGACCAAGACCTGCATCAACTGTCACTCGCAGATCTGGACGACCAGCCCGTTCCTCGAACCGGTGCGCGCCAGCTTCCGCGACGACAAGCCGCTGCAGTGGATCCGCGTGCACGACCTGCCGGACTTCGTCTACTTCAACCACAGCATCCACGTCACCAAGGGCGTCGGCTGTGAAACCTGCCACGGCCGCGTCGACAAGATGCCGTTGATGATTCAGAAGGTGTCGCTCCAGATGGAGTGGTGCCTCAACTGCCATCGCGACCCGTCGCAGTTCGTGCGTCCGCGCGACCAAATCACGACGATGGGTTATCAGCCGGCGATTGCGCAGGCCGAACTCGGCCCGCGCCTGGTCAAGGAATACAAGATTGCCGGTCTGGAACACATGACCAGTTGCTCGGTATGCCACCGATGAAACCGATGCACTCCGACGAAACCGATCCCAAGGCTCACCGCTCGATGAGCGCGCCGATTGACATCCAGGCCGTCCGCGCCCGCCTCGAACAGCAGGGCGGGCCGCAAGTATGGCGCAGCCTCGAGTCGGTCGCCGAGACCGCCGAATTCAAGGACTACCTCCACCGCGAGTTCCCGACCAACGCGTCGGAATGGCTCGACCCGGTGGGGCGCCGCTCGTTCCTGAAGCTGATGAGCGCGTCGATGGCGCTGGCCGGCGTCACCGCCTGCACGGTGCAGCCGACGGAAATGATCGTCCCGTACGTCCGGCAGCCCGAAGAGGAAATCCCCGGCAAGCCGCTGTTCTTCGCGACCGCGATGTCGCTTGGCGGCGTCGCCACCGGCCTCCTCGTCGAAAGCCACGAAGGCCGCCCGACCAAGGTCGAGGGCAACCCGGATCACCCCGCCAGCCAGGGCGCGACCGACCTGTTCGCGCAGGGCTCGGTGCTCACGTTGTACGACCCGGATCGCTCGCAGACGATCACGCAGCTCGGCGAGATTCGTCCGTGGAGCGCGGTGATTGCCGCCATGCGCGGCGGCCTGTCGGCGCAGTCGGCCACCAAGGGCGGCGGGCTTCGCATCCTCACCGAGACGGTGAACTCGCCCTCGCTCGCGGCGCAGATTCAGCAAGTGCTGCTGCAGCAGCCCAACGCCAAGTGGATCCAGTGGGAGCCGATGCCGCGCGACAACGCGCGCGCCGGCGCCCGCACCGCGTTCGGCGAATACCTCGAGCCGGTCTACGACCTGTCGAAGGCCGACGTCATCCTCTCGCTCGACGCCGACTTCCTGGCCTCGGCCGGACCGGCGAATCTGCACCACTCGCGCCAGTTCGCGGCGCGCCGCCGGGTTGAAGACGGCGCCGACAACCTCAATCGCCTCTACGTCGTCGAGACCGATCACTCGGTCACCGGCGGCCGCGCCGACAACCGCCTGCCGCTCAAGCCGAGCCAGATTGAGGCCTTCGCCCGCGCGGTGGTCCAGCACGCCGGCGTCGCCGGCGTCACCGGCACGGCGCCGGCCGGTAGCGAAGCGTTTGCCGACGCGGTGGCCAAGGATCTGACCGCGCATCGCGGCCGCGCCGTGGTGATGGTGGGCGATGCCCAGCCGCCCGCGGTGCACGCCCTCGCGCACGCGTTGAACGCCGCCATCGGCGCCGTCGGCGCCACGGTGTCGTACATGCCGACGCCCGAAGCGGTGCCGAGCGAGCAGCACGCGGCGCTGCGCGAGCTGGTCACCGACATCGAGGCCGGCCACGTCCAGATGCTGGTCATCCTCGGCGAGTCGAACCCGGCGATGAGCGCGCCGGCCGACTTCAAGTTCGCCGAGGCGTTGAGCAAGGTCGCCCTGCGCGTGCACTCGGGCCTGTTTTTCGACGAGACCGCCACGCTGTGCCACTGGCACGTGCCGGCGACTCACTACCTCGAGGCCTGGGGCGACGCCCGCAGCTGCGACGGCACGATCTCGATCGTGCAGCCGCTGATCCAGCCGCTCTACGGCGGCAAGTCGGCGCACGAGATCATCGCGACGCTGTCGGACCGCCCGGAGCGCAACGGCTACGACGTCGTTCGCGAATACTGGATGGGAGCTAAGGTGCCAGCGGTGCCTGGGGTGCCGGCGGCGGTGCCAAGTGCCACTGCCACTGCTGCACAAGGTGCACCCGTCGCACCTGTTGCACCCGCCGCACCCGCGACCGCCGCGGAGACGTTCGAGAAGACCTGGCGCAAGTGGCTTCACGATGGCTTCATTGCCGGCTCGGCGTTCGCGCCGTCGGCTGCCGTTCTCGCCGCCGATGTGGCGGCGCGGATCACCGCGGCGCCCGCCGGTGGCGCCATCGAGATCAGCTTCCGCCGCGACGAGACGATCTACGACGGCCGCTTCGCCAACAACGGCTGGCTGCAGGAACTGCCCAAGCCGGTGTCGAAACTGACGTGGGACAACGGCGCGCTGATGTCGCCGTCCACGGCTGAGGCGAACGGGCTGCAGACCGGCGACCTGATTGCGGTTCAGCATGAGGGCCGGACGCTGAACGTGCCGGTGTGGATCCTGCCGGGGCATGCCAAGGACGCCATCACGGTGTCGGTTGGGTACGGGCGCACCCGCGCCGGCCAGTTGGGCAACGGAACCGGCTTCAACGCCTACGCGCTGCGCGGCTCGTCGGCGCCCTGGTTCGGCGCCGCCACGATCACCAAGACCGGCGGCACCTACGACCTGGTCGGCACGCAGGACCACTGGTCGATCGAAGGCCGCAACATCATCCGTTCGGCGACGCTGGAGGAGTTCAAGGCCAATCCGGCGTTCGTGAAGGAGATGGAGCACGGCAAGCTCGACAAGCGCATCTCGCTCTACGCCGACAAGGAATATAAGGGTGACCAGTGGGGCATGGCGATCGACATGAACGCCTGCACCGGCTGCTCGGCCTGCATCATCGCCTGCGTCGCCGAGAACAACATCCCGGTGGTCGGCAAGGAGCAGGTCAGCAAGAACCGCGAGATGCACTGGCTGCGCATCGACCGCTACTTCGCCGGCGACCTCGACACGCCCGACACCTACTACCAGCCGATGCCCTGCCAGCAGTGCGAGAACGCGCCCTGCGAGGTGGTGTGCCCGGTGGCGGCGACCACCCACAGCCCCGAAGGCCTGAACGACATGGTCTACAACCGCTGCGTCGGCACCCGCTACTGCTCGAACAACTGCCCGTGGAAGGTGCGCCGCTTCAACTTCCTGCTGTTCCAGGACTGGAACACGCCGCAGTTCAAGATGCAGCGCAACCCGGACGTCACCGTCCGCAGCCGCGGCATCATGGAAAAGTGCACCTACTGCGTGCAGCGCATCAACGCCGCGCGCATCCAGTCGAAGCGCGAGGACCGCGCCATTCGCGACGGTGAGATCGTCACCGCCTGCCAGGCGGTGTGCCCGGCCGGCGCCATCGTGTTCGGCAACATCAACGACCCGAACAGCCAGGTGGCGAAGCTGAAGTCGAGCCCGCGCAACTACGCGACCCTCGAGGATCTCAACACGCGCCCACGCACGACGTATCTCGCGGCGGTGCGCAATCCGAACCCGGCCTTGCCTTCGAACCCGATGGTCGGCGGCCACCATGCGACGACCGAGTCGCACGAGGCAGCGTCTCCTGAGGGCGGACATTAATGGCTAACAAGGTTCAGTCGTC includes:
- a CDS encoding S9 family peptidase; protein product: MMRFHRLPLLVVFALLCSAGFSVAQEKRVLSFVDVLELPTLQDPQLSPDGKQILFIMERPDWKANRRVGHIYRINADGTSQVQLTSGESGESSPRWSPDGESIAFTTRRDPDTNNQIYVLRADGGEARRLTNHATAPGNLTWAPDGKTIYFTAPDAKSADEKEKDRLLDDVYAFEENNFKQRHLWTADLAGKTTRITEGDWSVGGFELSATGSRIAMTRTPSPLLEFTDRTEVWVMDASGANAKQLTSNKVPESGAALSPDGSTVLFTSASNEQFDLYYNDKLFLVPAAGGPARVLLPDAPYGVENASWSADGKSIYFTANMGVHNEVMRVEVATRRVTQLSAGEHALQGWAFNDAAGLHVFTSNSAARPGEIHTMANGAQPKRVTAVFDDTLARFKIARQEKITWKGQDGVTVEGLLSYPVDYQAGRKYPLIVMTHGGPAASDRFGFSGDVQVYAGKGYAVLKPNYRGSTGYGDAFLRDMVKGYFKQAHLDVMTGTDAVIAMGLADPNKLVKMGWSGGGHMTNKIITFTDRFKAASSGAGAANWISMYAQSDHREFRTPWFGGTRWQANAPIDLYWNHSPLKDVSKVKTPTIFLVGQEDPRVPLPQSVEMYRALKSNGVPTHLYVAPREGHGWTELRHRLFKLQIEMEWFEKHIHDRAYAWEKVPGEEKKDPAKVPAAAGQVQ
- a CDS encoding TAT-variant-translocated molybdopterin oxidoreductase, whose protein sequence is MSAPIDIQAVRARLEQQGGPQVWRSLESVAETAEFKDYLHREFPTNASEWLDPVGRRSFLKLMSASMALAGVTACTVQPTEMIVPYVRQPEEEIPGKPLFFATAMSLGGVATGLLVESHEGRPTKVEGNPDHPASQGATDLFAQGSVLTLYDPDRSQTITQLGEIRPWSAVIAAMRGGLSAQSATKGGGLRILTETVNSPSLAAQIQQVLLQQPNAKWIQWEPMPRDNARAGARTAFGEYLEPVYDLSKADVILSLDADFLASAGPANLHHSRQFAARRRVEDGADNLNRLYVVETDHSVTGGRADNRLPLKPSQIEAFARAVVQHAGVAGVTGTAPAGSEAFADAVAKDLTAHRGRAVVMVGDAQPPAVHALAHALNAAIGAVGATVSYMPTPEAVPSEQHAALRELVTDIEAGHVQMLVILGESNPAMSAPADFKFAEALSKVALRVHSGLFFDETATLCHWHVPATHYLEAWGDARSCDGTISIVQPLIQPLYGGKSAHEIIATLSDRPERNGYDVVREYWMGAKVPAVPGVPAAVPSATATAAQGAPVAPVAPAAPATAAETFEKTWRKWLHDGFIAGSAFAPSAAVLAADVAARITAAPAGGAIEISFRRDETIYDGRFANNGWLQELPKPVSKLTWDNGALMSPSTAEANGLQTGDLIAVQHEGRTLNVPVWILPGHAKDAITVSVGYGRTRAGQLGNGTGFNAYALRGSSAPWFGAATITKTGGTYDLVGTQDHWSIEGRNIIRSATLEEFKANPAFVKEMEHGKLDKRISLYADKEYKGDQWGMAIDMNACTGCSACIIACVAENNIPVVGKEQVSKNREMHWLRIDRYFAGDLDTPDTYYQPMPCQQCENAPCEVVCPVAATTHSPEGLNDMVYNRCVGTRYCSNNCPWKVRRFNFLLFQDWNTPQFKMQRNPDVTVRSRGIMEKCTYCVQRINAARIQSKREDRAIRDGEIVTACQAVCPAGAIVFGNINDPNSQVAKLKSSPRNYATLEDLNTRPRTTYLAAVRNPNPALPSNPMVGGHHATTESHEAASPEGGH
- a CDS encoding cytochrome c3 family protein is translated as MLAIVFVLLGLGWVVLTFQRSDFVTSANQFIEQPVQFSHQHHAGGIGIDCRYCHTSVEVSPSAGIPPTKTCINCHSQIWTTSPFLEPVRASFRDDKPLQWIRVHDLPDFVYFNHSIHVTKGVGCETCHGRVDKMPLMIQKVSLQMEWCLNCHRDPSQFVRPRDQITTMGYQPAIAQAELGPRLVKEYKIAGLEHMTSCSVCHR